From Platichthys flesus chromosome 19, fPlaFle2.1, whole genome shotgun sequence:
AACACAAACTTGCTTAATCCATTTGGTAAATTTAACTCACATAAGTGCAGAGAAACTTAATTTACTCCAACTTCACGTTTTTAATGTGAATTTATATCAAAAcaatcaaacttataaacaaaaAGTTATAAAACAGTCGACACGTAAAGAGTTACTTCATTTTCATAAAGTCCTACAAAGGAAATCTatccatttctgtttttaaatctttattttatcattttatctaTTGACACTTGATTATTTACTTGTTTGCACTGTTTTGGTTTTTCTATAAAGCATTAagagtgtgagagggagagacaggtagacggggaggggggggattaTGTAATGAgcttaaaaacaaaactcatcCAACACATGCCATGAAATGTAAGATCAGGATCCATATCGATTGATTACAGACTGATATCAGTATTAGTGGTGACTCAGAGGAAgtaggagcacacacacacaaacgtaaaCATGTCAGTCCCATTCTGAGTCTTGAGCAACCGCACACAGAGCGTGAAGTATTTCATTGCCCATGAGACAGATCAGGTTCAGATTCACAGCTGGAATCTTTCCTAAAGGCATTTTGTAGAACGTAAACAAAAGATTTTAAGATACACAACACGAGGGCCGAGTTGAGCACAGAGACTCACTGTTGGAACATgctgctgaatgaatgaatgactaTCACTTGCCAAATTCCGTTTTAAAAAGGCATGATTCTGTATATTCTAGATAAAGTAAACTAAACGGTTATGGGCCCTCATTAAAATCTGGGTCAAAATATCCAAGTGACAGAATGTTTGATTTCTTTCgggtattttatttttgctatTTCTCTTGTTTATTTGCTCCAACTCTCGATCAAGTTAGATTTTGTATCGTATCATTTGCAGTctctaatataaaaaaaaaaatcttatctTGAatgttatcatttatttttatttgcccTGTATGAGAAGCACTTTGTTACAGCTGTTTTGAAAGGATCAATGTAAATAACTTTATCTATAGAGCACTTTTcagcacataaaaaaaacaaagtgctgcacagaaGAAAGTACATAAATAACAattggaataataataatagagatAAGACTGGCACCCTGAGTAAATTCAGGATTAAGACTTTTGACTTGGACTTAAAAGACAACGCTCTTTCCTCTGGCAATAATATTCAGAGCATGGGAACCTGATGGCAAAAGATCAGATCGTTTGAGCTTCTGCATCTGAAGGTGTCCACATCTGTGATATCAGCTGTTTAGAGTGTAAACAAACATCTCCCCTCTTGATATTCTGACAACAGACCACTCAACCttgaaaaacacattgttttgcGGTCAACACCTGTAACACAAAATGACATGTTAACAACGATTGAATCCCAACGACCatcaaacaataacaagaaTGCAAAAAGTAGTTTATTATCTTCACTGTCATAGAATAAAATTGTAGTTATACATTACTAGAGGCATCGATTTAGTCTGAACTGTCcacatttaatttttaaatacgGCGTGGTGACATCAACTGCTGCAAATCCAAGTGCAACATGTTGCACCATCACATACAGTACAGGAGCAGTAATAATGCCTGCAGTAGTTTTTTGAGCAAACACTCTTACGTGACCTAATGCCTCAAataatgtcttctttttttaaactgcagtcTTTACAACACAGACAAGTACTTTAGTTGGTGCGGTAATTAAGTCCAGTgtcaaatcaaaaaaagaaaaaggttttccCTGTTGTGAAGCACGGTTTCAGAGCTGTGGTAACAACCATGGAAGGACAAAACTTTTAAGATCACTCAGAAAAGATGTGTGAGGTCCAACTTCCTTTCACAAAATAGGACGGAACAAATCTGGTGACTTtgcttaaatataaatatgacaatCATAATATTTATCTTTGAATAAGCTATCTCTTATACCTGACTACCGTGGAgtagaaaacaaaaaggaggaagaggaaccgATGGACAGAGATGTCCAGACACAGAGCCAATCGAGGGAATGATAAGACTAATAAGACCCTCTCTTCTAGAGACTAGACCTATCTGGCCAGCCAGAGCCTCAAGCCGGGACAGTGGGTGAGATGACGCCTCACTGGACCGGGCTTCGAATCTGTGACAGTACAGAGGTGCTGCTCAAACTCCTGGAGGAGGCGACCGCCGTTTCCTGATCAGCGAGTATGTAATGAAAACTGTGAGTGTACTTATGTGACCGTTGAGATGAGACGTGAGAAGAGACTCAAAGAATACTATGACAGTATAACGGATGAATTCATAAAAAGGtgtatacacaaaaaaaaagaaactggcaattttttttcttagaaaaataaacattacaatGGCACAGGACAATAAGGGGACATACTAAATAAGTGTTTTTGATTTTCTATCAGGGCCattgggggggaggggaaaAGTTATAAAAATAAGTGTGTCTGTATTCAgaattttaaagtaaattaaactgGTTTACCCATGATACCCCAGGGGAAGAAAAAGGGCAGGTGGgctcgcaaaaaaaaaaaaacataccaaaaagaaaagaaattggCACAACATCACTTAAATGACAAGGCAGGTGTCACTCTGCCACGAAGAGGCCGATGATGGGCAAGAGCGAGGCTTCCTCTGTCCACATCTAGAACAAAGTGGCAGTCTGGGTCACCCAGTAGCAACGGACAGGGGTGCTGGTTATCGGCATTACCGCAGATCACTCGGGATGAGGCTGCAGGTGGTACACGTGACATCATCCACGCCAGACCTCACCCTGTGGTTAGTTCACTTTATCCTGGAATATGTAGAGGTTGTTGGTCGTGGCCACTgcgatgatgttgtcctgcggGTGCCAGGCCGTGTGGAGGATCTTCTTGTTGAAGTCCAAACTGTCCACGCTGATTTCATCCTTCTTGCGCTTGCCGCCGGCACACACCTTACGGGGCTTAAGGACCTGCATGGGCTTGCTGTTTTCCCGGGACGCCTCCAAGGTCACGTCCCGCCTCTGGCCGCGGTCGAACATCCGGAAGAAGTTGTTGTATGAGCCGGTCATCACCACACTGATGGGGGGGGATATGAGAAAGATGTATAAGAGTTTAGCGAAGTGAAACATCTTTGTGGTTTCAGAGACAATCAGGATAAGATACTTAAATTTACTTTTTTACATGGATGACAACAAGCTAAACTATTGACCTGATTCTGAATAAGTTTATACAAGTTACTAATAggatgttttattaatattcttGTTTACATGTTTCAGAGCATAGACTGACGACTTGTTTCTTCAAACAATCACATGAAGAATCTTAAAACCTcaatcagaaatattttatACAAGTACATGTGGATAATATTTGACGGAATGCCATAAGTTTAATTTCTAGACAGTACAACAGGTGTAAAGAAGTGCTTTAGTCAAACAAAAAAGGTTAAATTGAATATACAGGAATCTGTGCAAAGACAAGCTCTACCAACATTAGGTTTCTTGGTGTTATTCTCTCTACCTGCTGCACATCCTCACCTGTCATTTCCATTCCAGCAGCATTCAAACTTGTCAAAGATGCAGTCGTTCTCGTAGAGTGAACATAACTTGCTCCTCAGGTACTCGTGAACCTGAAACCATCAGAGACAAAGGTTTGATTGAAATATGACTAATATGCAGGTTTATCAGATTATGTCCATGCCTCATTTATCACAACAAAAATAAGCCTGGGCACGGCCCAATTTGATATGTTATggtgccacctagtggtcacTATGTAGAATTGTAAGGAATGGTTAAGGGGAAAAACAAGGTGGCCTGTGCAGACTAAACAAGATAATATTAGCCTTTTAATatataattcaaaataattCTGAAATTCTGCAAAGGTGCTCATAACCTATGTATTAAACTTGACAGCACTCACCTGATGGGTCTCCACTGGCCTGTTCTCCATGTTCAGGTCCCAGATCTTCACAGACAAGTAGTCTCTGGTCATCATGTAGCGTCCGTTGTGGCTAAACTTGACGTCCGAGATCGAGGAGATGATCTCGGAGAAGAAGGAGCGATTGCTGGGATCCTCTGGCTCCTCGaacactgcagcagagaaaagagTATGTCACAAGAACAACAAATTCAGCGTTTTAATTTATACGTCTGTGTGAGAACCTGTTCGATGTGATGATTAAAAAGTAGATACTCACGTTTTGAGTGCTTGTCACAAAGTGCTGAAGCCCTCATGTCACACAGACGAATGGTTcctttgctgctgctgtagaCGAAGGTGTTACACTGATGAGGGTGGAACTCGGCCGCTGTGATCAcctccgtcagctcctccatgttggcaggTTTAATGTCAACAATATCTGAAGAGCACGGTTAAGAAGAACAAACCTTTCCAAGGTTTAGGACCAGGACTCCCCTGGTTTTACCATACGTGATAGACTGTGCAGTGGCATAAAGTACCACTCACATATGTAAAACAAAGGTCAACAGACAAACATGTGTTCACGTATTTAAAGATACTGAAGCTGCGGTCAGTGATCTCGAGGTTCCAGAGGTTGATGCGGAGGTCGTCCGCAGACAGGTAGGTCTCCTCGTCGCTGTTGACTGAGATAGAGTTGATGTGGTAGGTGTGGGCATTGGCAAACACCCTCCGTGGACTGGCCTCCACCATGAGGTCCATGGGTATTAAAACCGGTACCTGAGATGAGAACAGAGGACATGAGCAGCAGCCAGAAGCGTCAAAAACCCGTTCTACACAGGATTCATTCCAGCTGTTATTTCTCAGTCTCATCTCATGCAAGCCTGACAATgagattattttaaaatcaatagACGTCTGCACCagccacaacacaaagacagatgtGAAACGGTCTGTTAAATCCATGGTAAAGACAACCCAGGGGAGGAAAAATCGTTAAAAatcaaaaatgcattttttaaaacatcaatcTCATTTCTTAAAAATGTGAGATGTTTGTCTGAAGTCCTTCATAGATTTGTACCCAGAAGGTGCATGATTCTACCTGGAGTCCAGACATCAGCTCAAACAGCAACCATACTGGCATAGATTGAGATTACAGCTGTTCTGATATTGTAGAGGCCTCAGGTGCTGCAGAAAATGTCGGGTTGGGTACCGATCCTATACCACATCTTTAAAGTAAACTGGTTCCAACCAGATAAGACTGAACAGTTGTCACAGTCAAGCTAGATAATACAATATGTTAAgtgttgtatgtatgtgttattttaaaGGGTTGAATCTGAGTCAGGCTAAACAACAATCCTAGTAATGATCCCTTTCATACAAGGTTGGTAGAATAGAGCAGTTCAAATACGTTATAGCGGTTGTTTTATATTACatgtttacattacattatatgtcatttagctgacgcttttgtccaaagcgacttacatttttagaaaactcaacatttttatgaggggcatttaggggttcagtatcttgccaaggacacttaggcatgcagatgggaaagagtgggattcgaaccggcaaccttcttgttgcagaacacccgctctatcccctaggccacgctctccccatataaatgtatatgtatataaatatacttgTATTGTATCAATTCTCGGTAATGACAGATATGCAAAGTATATGAGTATAGATCGTATACATCATACAAAGCTATTACCTGCGAGGATGTACTTTGACAGTTTCTAGCCCCACACCTATGTTGCACCCACACATGCAGTTTCAATAGCTCTGTCTGATGAGACTCCGTCTGATGAATCTCTTAGTCATGTAAAGATGGTGCTTGACTagttttgccacacccattagGGAAGGGAAGCTCAGAGTTCTAAAACTTTTGTGTTCTCTGTATAAACGGGTAATTTTTTAACCGCTCCCAGGTTGTGTTTGATTAAAGTACTCACCCGCAGTGACGTAATAGTGTTTGGATCTTTGTAGCGTCCATCCTCCTCTTTGAGATTATAACCCTCTGGTCTCTTGTCTCGTTCACTGATTTTCCATAACTTAATTGTCTTATCTGAAAAAAGTGGcatgaaaaagaggaaattgCTCAGATATCATTTACCTGAAGTGTGAAATGAGACTTATTACATTCTCCAGGATAAATGGTTTTATCTCACCTCTGTTAAATATATTAGGTTATGTGCCAAATAACTAATAACTAACTCACCATTAGTTGACAACAGGAACTGAGCGGCGTTCTTCTGAGGGAGCCAGCGAATCTTGTTGATCTTCTCTTCAATTTCCAAACTCTTCAAGTAGTCGAACTCTGGCTCGTGGCTCTGGAAAGTGCTGTAAACATTGTATTCGCTCCGGAACTGAGGCTGACTCTTATTCTGTCGGGAGTCAGGCAAAATATCAGAAATAAATGAGGAAGCAGATGTTAGACGAGAAGAAGACAGTTGGATGATTTTTGTAATaacttttatttcaaaatgacaATATCCTAAAGAATTCACCTAAAGTAATTAACAGACAGAGATCTAAAGCAGAAtagtattgtgtgttttgtaaaacATCCTAATAACTGAATTATTCCAAAAATATGTGggaataaatcaataaaagatAAACTATACCTCTATTTCCTGCTGGAAAATGACGACGCGCCCACCCTTGTCTCCTGTGGCCAGCAGCTCCCCCGTGTGGTTAAACTCAACCGTTGAAATGATGTCCGctgcaaaataaacacaaacatggaagCTTACATCCCTTACAATGTCATTTTTCAGATTGGGTGTACAGAAATAGAACAACCTCTTAACGATACAAAAGACAAACCCTAACTAACCCCGTTTATTAACGGTCTGGGAATCAGAGCGCATGAGATGGACGAGTGTGTCGGCCGGAGATGAAGCATGTAGAGCAGACGGGGAAGGATCACTAACctagtttctctcttttctctccccatCCTCACTCTATTTCCCCCAGCACTAGAGTGCTGCTCTATACTGAAGCATGCCCTTTCtccctcaacacacacaaacacacacacttaacccTTTGTTGGCCAACGAAGCAGAAAGACAATGCTGCTGAAGGTTGTAGCAGGAGGTCTATGTGAAAGTGAGCTCCCTGCAGCTCAATGTAAGATCTAATACATGTGACCCAGTATTACGGCTACTTGAGGAGAGGATTGTTTACTGAGTTATTTGTTATTATCCATCAGCCTTCATTAACTGCATTACCACAACAGATCCCTTTAGTTAGAAAGTAACTACATAGAGCTGATCCTGAGGAAACTGTAAGTGGGTGCAAGGACCTGCTGCCTCTGCTAACTGCCCTTGGCGTGGATTGAACTCTGAACCTTCTGATTACAATAGAGCAGTGTTAACCTACGAGTGACCATACACTCAATATATATGCTGTATCAGCAGGGGTGAGAATGTAGTGTTTGGTTAGACCATGTTGAAAATAAAGAGTATTTGTAGAACATTTCAGACCCAAAAAGCACACATTTTGATCATGTTGGCATGACTGTACACTGTAGAGTGAAATAAGCAAGGAACATTTACATTATGGTTAagtttttaaagatataaaCCATGTGCACCTATAGAAAGGATCAATCCCCCCTGACAAGACTAACACAGTGCATCACAAGTTCAGACTTTCTGAACTtgtgtctaaaaaaaaaaggcttctctTCAAACCATGAGAAAACATACTGCAGTGCTACTCCTTTTATCTCAGCAGAGATAGGAAAAACATGTCAGATGGTGCATTCATGTGGTAtcagaataaaaaggaaaaaagaaatcagtTCCTGAGGGGACATTTTTTTGTGAAACCTTCTCGACTCCGAATTCCCACACGAACACAAAACTGTTTTGCAACAGTGGTCATATTAAAACCCCATCAGTCAGCATTCCAATTCTAGTATGCACAAAGAAATAGTCAAACAATAAGTTATGGTTAGGGCTATTAGACTGTGGTGATCGGCTATAGTCGAATTCCCCCAACAGTTTGGTAATATTTTTAACATATAACAGGCTTCAAGTGTTTTTGAGACATTCTTTTATGTAGAGCTGTTTGCGGCTCTTTAACTCGGTGTCGCTCTCCCTTACTCAAACACTTTTACCTTTACTTCACTTTTAAGTCATGGTCGCACAGGTCATAAGCCGCATCAGTAGAATACCTCCTGTTTTCTGTGCTGTCAAAACAGCCATTAAGTTTTACCATCCTCACAGACAGCCAGACCAGGACAGGCAGGGAGAGCTAGGTTTAACAATgctctctgtgtacctgtcactcagGATCTGTTGTGCAGGGCAGTGAGCTGTGTGCGAGCTCACTGCACAATCACAACAATCATTAATCGAATTCCATGGGAAACGCTGATGATGATGCTTTTCTTCACACaagttgcagaaatgttgggtTCCTCAGATGTTAATGTATCTTTAAGTTATGCCAAAAATCCCTACCTtgcttttacagttttttaatgtttttctttgattcAATTATCTCACTACACATCAGATCAGGCTGCacaatgtattttctgttttgccTGTTCAATACAATACAAGTTTAACAAGGTACAGCTACTCCCAGATAACGCTCCCTGTGAACGACAGTTATGAAACAGGGCAGACGACTCTCCACTCTACTGAGCGCACACGCATTCAAGTAGAGCATGTGGGGGCGGGACTCGTACAGAGACTCCTTTTTCTGTCATATCTGTTTTAGgtacaaaagaaaatgaatcctgttaatgttaaatcatttaaaaaggctAATATTAAAGAGTATCTACCaatgctaaaagaaaaaaacaacaaggagagaacagagagggagTGCAGATGTAGCATTAGTTATTAATGAGTAATGGCAGCCAGTATCTCTGCGTGAATGCTGCACGAATCAACAACGGTGTATGATTTTTTCTGTCAATCAGAGGCATGTGTTAAGAGAGCGACAACATACCAGAGCTCTGCAGTACATCATGAGCAGAaccacatttttgttttacagtaAAGCATGTTGTCATTCTTTAGATTCCAGCTTAGCATGTTAAAAACAGTCTAAAGCACGAGAGCTGGCGTGagacagaaatgtattttaattatttaggGATAGAAAGGTGCAGTTGGTAGCCTGGTTTCTAGGTTTTTACAGCGAGCATCGACCCTCTTAACGATCAGAGAAGGCCAAGGTCTACTCCTCTCACACAGAGCTTCAAGCTAGGGTTGGTTGCTGGAAGACGTCACTATGGCTGAGTCACAGGCTTGAGAGCTGCCGATACCTGCATTAGCTGAGACGGTGAACATGAGGAGGATGCAGGGGAGCACCTGGGTCGAGCGGAACAGAATAGTGAGAGAGGAGGCTCATGATAACTCTCGTTTATTCGCCataaatttaatataattgATTTAAAACGCAAAATAATGACTGAAGATTTAGACTGTTAGCTGAATGAATGTCTGATGAGTCATGATCAGGCCGCAACATATAGTCACCAGATGCAGCAAGTGTAAATCTTTTTGCATCTCTTGTGGTGCACCCATCGAACCACAATTTGACGGAAAAGACCAAAAATAGCACTGTgcctgaagaacacacacacacttctacatTCATTTCAATGAGTCAACTGCTTTGGGACAGAGGGGCTGCTCCCATCGACGGCTCCAGCTAAAGCACAGAATTAATTCAACTGTCAACACACTGCACTGGCCAGTCAAGCATGTACTCACACGCTCAAGGTAAAATACCTAGAGTCGTGAATGGTTCAAGCATTCTGCTGATTCTACTGTTTACCTTGCAGTCATTGCGACAGAGGGAAAAACTACTGCTGTGACAGCTCTGTACATATACTGTGTAATAGGAGTAAAACCTACTGGGCTGTGTCTGCCATGTTTGGATACAACAATATGCATCACAAGCCACTTGGCGTGCGGCAGGCCCTGTTACCACATTTCCCAATTGTTGGGAAACCTGCACTGCACCATGAGCAACTGAGATGCGACTCAGTGATGTAGGTAGAGCACATAAAGAATGCTGTTcactgcagctcttcctccaaccaaCCCAATGTGGCTGCTACTAATTACATAAACAACCTGCCGTCAAGTCAATGTTATATTTTCACTGTTCACACTTTATGTACAATTTAAACTCAGTGACAACAAGGCAACACTTTCTGCAGTGGAAATTATTTAATCAGCAACAGCACcaagtgtttggtttgtgttatCGCTACCTTCACACAGGAATTATACCTACAACACAGCCAAGGATTTAGGAAGCAGGCGGCTGTCTGATAAAAATAAGCCGAGAGTGCAGGAGTGGAAGCAAAGACGCGTATGTCACACAGGGGCCGCAAAATTTCTCAAAGATTCATACAGTAACCTTGATAAAACTGGCCCTTTCTGTGTGTTCATCTGCATAAAGAGCAGACAAGAGGGGCGTCAATGAAGAGCGATGACAAAGCTGGATTAAGGGTTGGGCGAGTCACAGTTAAGGTAAGGACTAGGGCTGCACAATATATCTCATCGAGAAATAAACATACACGATATACAAATTGCAAAAGACTGCTTGAACTGCAATAAATGGTGTTCTATGTACCATGCATTCACACTTTGCAAGTCAATATATTTGACCAATCAGATAGAGCCCTGCTGCCCAAGATGAAAAAGCTAAGATATTGAGATGTGCGTGTCCAGGGTTCTGCAAAGAGTAATCTGAGCTGCCTGCGTGACATTTCGTGCCACATCCCGGGACAAATTGAGATCTTTCGCTTTGGTTTAAACGTTGATTTGTTCAAATTGACAGCACAATATCAAAACTAATCatcaaataataatcaatacTGTCCTTAAATGATCAACCAGCCCGTCCCGCTCATTCCCCTCCACTCTCACCAACACGCAGAGTCAGGGACTCACACAAAAACAGCCTCAATGGACATATGTAAAAACTCACACTGGGTAGAACAGAATTTGTAAACCTAGACAACGTATGGAGCCTGAGAAGATGGGGTGACTCGGTTGGCATTGCGCAGCACAGGTGATAGTTAATTTTTGTTATGTCCAAACATGTAAGAAAAGCAGAAAGATTAACACTGTATGCTTAAGTATTTGCTTATTTATCGCAAGTTATATCTTCATCGCAAGATTTAACAAC
This genomic window contains:
- the ppp2r2ab gene encoding serine/threonine-protein phosphatase 2A 55 kDa regulatory subunit B alpha isoform produces the protein MAGPGGDMQWCFSQVKGAIDDDVAEADIISTVEFNHTGELLATGDKGGRVVIFQQEIENKSQPQFRSEYNVYSTFQSHEPEFDYLKSLEIEEKINKIRWLPQKNAAQFLLSTNDKTIKLWKISERDKRPEGYNLKEEDGRYKDPNTITSLRVPVLIPMDLMVEASPRRVFANAHTYHINSISVNSDEETYLSADDLRINLWNLEITDRSFNIVDIKPANMEELTEVITAAEFHPHQCNTFVYSSSKGTIRLCDMRASALCDKHSKLFEEPEDPSNRSFFSEIISSISDVKFSHNGRYMMTRDYLSVKIWDLNMENRPVETHQVHEYLRSKLCSLYENDCIFDKFECCWNGNDSVVMTGSYNNFFRMFDRGQRRDVTLEASRENSKPMQVLKPRKVCAGGKRKKDEISVDSLDFNKKILHTAWHPQDNIIAVATTNNLYIFQDKVN